The Variovorax sp. S12S4 genome includes the window TGGCCTGCATCATGCGGCTCATGCCCGCCACGCCCACGGCCGAGAGCAGGCCGCCGATGGTGGTGGGAATCAGGCACACCAGCAGCGCCACCAGTGCGGTGAGCGACACCACGGTGCCCGCGCCCGCCGCCTCCACGCTGAACACCGAGAATGGCAGCAGGGTGACGGTGACCATCAGGAACACGAGCGTGAGCGCCACCAGCAAGATGGTGAGCGCGATCTCGTTGGGCGTCTTGTGGCGCTTGGCCGCCTCGACCATGCCGATCATGCGGTCGAGGAACGACTCGCCCGGGTTCACCGAAATGCGCACCACCAGCCAGTCGGACAGCACGCGCGTGCCGCCGGTCACGGCAGAAAAGTCGCCGCCCGATTCGCGCACCACGGGTGCCGATTCGCCGGTGATGGCGCTCTCGTCGACCGAGGCCACGCCTTCGATGACTTCGCCGTCGAGCGGGATCACATCGCCGGTTTCGACCAGCACCACGTCGCCCTTGCGCAGGTTGGGCGCCTGCTCCGGCAGGAACGTCGCGCCGTGATGCGGCTCCTGCAGCTTCTTGGCCCAGGTGTCCTTGCGAAGACCGCGCAGCGATGCCGCCTGCGCCTTGCTGCGGCCCTCGGCCAGTGCTTCGGCAAAGTTGGCAAACAGCACGGTGAACCACAGCCACACGGTAATGGCCAGCACAAACGCGGGCTTCATGCCGGTGTCGCCCGGAAAGCTCAGCGAATGCACCCAGAGCAGCGTCGTGAGAATGCTGCCGATGTACACGATGAACATCACCGGGTTGCGCCACTGCGTGCGCGGGCTGAGCTTGGCGAAGGCGCCCCACAGCGCAGGCTTGACCAGCGCCGCGTCGAGCAGCGAGAGAGAGGTTTTTGTATTGGCAGTCATGGTGCGCGCCCGTTATTTCCAGAGCACCAGGTGTTCGACAACGGGCCCGAGAGCCAATGCCGGCACATAGTTGAGCAGGCCGACCAGCAGCACGGTGCCGATCAGCAGCGAGACGAACAGCGGCCCGTGCGTGGGCAGGGTGCCGCCGGTGACCGGCAGGCGCTTCTTCGCGGCCAGCGAGCCGGCAATGGCCAGCACCGGCACGATCATCGCGAAGCGGCCCAGCCACATGGCCAGCCCAAGCAGGCCGTTGTAGAACGGCGTGTTGGCCGAAAGGCCCGCGAAGGCGCTGCCGTTGTTGTTGGCGGCCGAGCTCAGCGCATACAGAATTTCAGAGAACCCATGCGCACCCGGGTTGGCGATGCCGGCCTTGCCGGCGCCTGCGATCACCGCCACCGCGGTGCCGGCCAACACCAGGATGGGCGTGACCAGGATGGCGATGGAGATCAGCTTCATCTCGCGCACCTCGATCTTCTTGCCGAGGTACTCAGGCGTGCGGCCGATCATCAGGCCCGCAATGAACACCGCGAGCATCGCGAAGATCAGCATGCCGTAGAGGCCGCTGCCCACGCCGCCGAACACCACCTCGCCCAGCTGCATGAGCACCAGCGGCACCATGCCGCCTAGCGGCGTGAACGAGTCGTGCATGGCATTGACCGCGCCGCAAGATGCCGCGGTGGTCACGGCCGCGAAGAGCGCCGATGCGTCGATGCCGAAGCGCACCTCCTTGCCTTCCATGTTGCCGCCGCTTTGCAGCGCGCTCGCCGCCTGGTCGACCCCCATCGAAGCGAACAGCGGATTGCCGGTATGTTCGGCGGGAATGATGGCAATCACCGCAAGCACGAACATCACCGTCATTGCCGCAAGCACGGCCCACCCTTGCCGCATGTCGCCGACCACGCGGCCGAATGCGAAGCACAGCGCCGCCGGAATCAAAAAGATCGCGATCATCTGCAGCAGGTTGCTGAGCGCGGTCGGGTTTTCATACGGGTGTGCCGAGTTGGCGTTGAAGAAGCCGCCGC containing:
- the kdpA gene encoding potassium-transporting ATPase subunit KdpA, which gives rise to MTASAWSLLALFLAALVLLAWPVGKLLAALCDGRLPRWMQRIEAPLYKLAGTKPGQSMHWLRYALALLAFNAVGAIFLYALQRLQGWLPLNPAGMGGVSPDSAFNTAVSFVSNTNWQGYAGESTMSYLTQMLGLTVQNFFSAATGIAVAFALVRGFARRGDGKSGGLVGNFWADITRITLWLLVPLSFALAVAFAGQGVIQNFDAYKTVQTVEAVAGTQTQTLAMGPVASQEAIKMIGTNGGGFFNANSAHPYENPTALSNLLQMIAIFLIPAALCFAFGRVVGDMRQGWAVLAAMTVMFVLAVIAIIPAEHTGNPLFASMGVDQAASALQSGGNMEGKEVRFGIDASALFAAVTTAASCGAVNAMHDSFTPLGGMVPLVLMQLGEVVFGGVGSGLYGMLIFAMLAVFIAGLMIGRTPEYLGKKIEVREMKLISIAILVTPILVLAGTAVAVIAGAGKAGIANPGAHGFSEILYALSSAANNNGSAFAGLSANTPFYNGLLGLAMWLGRFAMIVPVLAIAGSLAAKKRLPVTGGTLPTHGPLFVSLLIGTVLLVGLLNYVPALALGPVVEHLVLWK